ACCATACCAATTCCGACCCGTTTGAGAATACTAATCCCTCTCTCGTTTCCTGTACTTTTTCTCAAGAATGGAACAAGAATTTTGTCATATGTGATGACAGAGATTATTGTTCCTACAGCAGCAAGAGCGTAGATTGACGCAGCAGGTATCATGAAATTGGCACCAATTTTCCTATTCATCGTACCCCCTTGTTTTACAAAGAAAGTGGAGGCTTGGGATAGACATATCCCAAACATTAATGAAGTCAACCAAATAGGTATCATGTTAAGGACAAGCTTCAATTCCTCAACTTTTGTCACGGTAGCTAGTCTCCATGGATTATTATAAATTTCCTTGTCTTCGAGCATCGCTGCTTTGTCTAAACACCTGTTATGATACTCAATTTAATCAAAAATCTCAATAAGTACTAGAAATTCTCAAGCAAATTCTGTTTCATTTGTTACCTAAGCCTGTTAGTATGTCCTAAGAATCTTGCTTGGGGCGCTGTTGAATCGGGTTCTTCATATAGCAGCGCCGGACTTGTAGGATAAGGTAGTTTTCTCTTCCTTAGAGCTGCAACCAATACCTGTAGCATGGGTTTTAAGGGGCTTCCTTGTGATAATCTGTGCCTGTAATAAGGTTTCCCAAGGTAGAATGTTGGGATTGTGATTGCCATCGTAATGGTGAGTATAAGATTTGCAACTCCCCAACTTGTGTTATCTTGAACATAAACTATAACAGTCACTCCAAGCAAGAGTCCACAACAAAGTGCGAAATTCCACCAATTGAAgaaagacatcttcttctttctttcttccgaGTGACCATCATCGAATTGATCAGCTCCGAGACTCTGAAGGCATGGCTTGTGCCCTCCAGTCCCGAGCGAGATACAATACAAGGCGAGGAAAAACACCACTTCATGAATCTTCCTTGGTTCGGTGCAAATGCCTCTGTTGCACGGTATCAAACTTGGGATGAATTGAGACATTGTCAAGAGACTTAAACCCTGATTTTTCACACAATGAGACCAA
This genomic window from Tripterygium wilfordii isolate XIE 37 chromosome 9, ASM1340144v1, whole genome shotgun sequence contains:
- the LOC120006384 gene encoding protein NRT1/ PTR FAMILY 5.7-like; this translates as MEINKQGKAGTAEEDKWVHDSSVDYKGSVPLRASTGVWKASLFIITIEFSERLSYFGIAPNLISYLTKVLHQDLKTAAKNVNYWTGVTTMTPLIGGFLADAYTGRFTMVLISSLIYLIGLSLLTMSQFIPSLIPCNRGICTEPRKIHEVVFFLALYCISLGTGGHKPCLQSLGADQFDDGHSEERKKKMSFFNWWNFALCCGLLLGVTVIVYVQDNTSWGVANLILTITMAITIPTFYLGKPYYRHRLSQGSPLKPMLQVLVAALRKRKLPYPTSPALLYEEPDSTAPQARFLGHTNRLRCLDKAAMLEDKEIYNNPWRLATVTKVEELKLVLNMIPIWLTSLMFGICLSQASTFFVKQGGTMNRKIGANFMIPAASIYALAAVGTIISVITYDKILVPFLRKSTGNERGISILKRVGIGMVFSILSMAVAALVERERVRIAEKENPAVIAKKGSLSMSVFWLVPQYMILGVADGFTLVGLQEYFYDQVPDSMRSLGLAFYLSVIGVGSFLSNFLITIADHVTGKSGKSWFGKDLNTSRLDNFYWLLAVLTLLNLCAFVVIARRYQYKNVQGRG